From Paralcaligenes sp. KSB-10:
AACCAGCATCTGACCATGCGGGGTCATTTCAAGACCCTGGTTTACTCGCCCACGCTGCGCTTCATCGTCCTGGGCGGCATGATGTACACGCTCAGTTCCCTGCAGGGCTCCGTCGAGGCCTTGCGCAGCGTCAACACCATCACCCATTTCACTCATTTCACCGTGGCGCACGCCCATCTTGGGCTGTACGGGTTTTTCTCGCTGGTCATGTTCGGGGCCATCTACTTCGTGATGCCGCGCGTGATGTCGTGGGAATGGCCGTATCCCAGGCTGATCGCTCTGCATTTCTGGTTGATCGTGACGGGCTTTGCCATTTATTTCGTCGGCCTGTCCATAGGCGGCTGGCTGCAAGGGCTCGATATGCTCGATCCGGCCAAGCCATTCATGGATTCGGTGCGCGTGACCATCCCGTATCTCGAGGCCCGCAGTGTCGGCGGCAGCATCATGACTCTGGGGCATCTGGTTTTCGCCTTTCACTTCGTGTCCATGGCGTTCCGCAATGGGCCTGCCCGTATCGGGCCCGCCTTGTTCCACAGGCGCACTGCGCCGACCGTTGCGCTGAAAGGAGCCTGATCATGGAAAGCGAAATCAAGCTGCTCAGCGGCGCCATGGTGACCCTGGCTCTGGCCACGGCCACCCTGGTGGTGGTGCCTTATATGCAGTTGTCTCATGTCGAGCCTTCTCCAGGCCTGAAGCCCTACACCTCGCAGCAGCTGCGCGGGCGTGAAGTCTATATACAAAATGGCTGTGTGTACTGTCATTCGCAGCAGCCGCGCAGCCAGGCGCAGACTCCTGCCGACTTCAAACGCGGCTGGGGCAGGGCTCCGGTTGCCGGCGACTACTATTACGATTCGCCTCATTTGCTGGGCACCATGCGCACCGGGCCCGATCTGTTCAATATCGGCGCGCGCCAGCCCAGCGCCGACTGGAACCTGGGGCATCTCTACCAGCCGCGCGCCTATACGCCGGGCAGCATCATGCCTTCCTATCCGTTTTTATTCGAGGTCAAAGACAAGGCTGGCCCGGGCGATAAGGTGGTGAACCTGCCTCCAGGCTTCGCCCCGCCAGGAGAGGTCGTCGTGGCCAGGCCCGAGGCGGTGGATCTGGTCGAGTATCTGCTTGGGCTCGACCACACTTATCCAGTCAAGAACGATCTGAATCCCGGCAAGTAATCGCCTGCGCCTGCCAGGCGCGGCGATCCGCCGGATCGAAGGGGAATCATAGTGGCGCAAGACAAAATATCGGAAGCCCAGAAGCGTGAAATGCCGGAGCCTTCCGAGGGCAGCCGGCCCATACCGTGGGCCGTCATCGTTATTGTGGCGGCGGCATTCCTGTCGGCGGTGGCGTATCTTTGGATGACTCCTCAAAGCAATGATCCCAGCCTGGGAGACCATCGCATCGCGGCGGACTTCGCCGTGGCCAAGTCCAGCTCCACCGGCGCCGTCGATGGCGCGCAAATCTACGCGGCCCAGTGCGTGGCCTGCCACCAGGCCAACGGGGCCGGCCTGCCCGGCGTATTTCCGCCCCTGGCCGAGTCGGAATGGGTGCTGGGCAAGCCCGAGGTCGCCGCCCGCATCGTGCTGCATGGCGTTACCGGGCCTCTCAAGGTCAAGGGGGCTACGTACAATGGACAGATGCCCACTTTCAAAGACAAGCTCAGCGACAAGGAAATTGCCGCGGTGCTGACCCACGTGCGATCCAGCTTTGGCAATAAGGCCGACAAGGTCGATGAGGCCCTGGTCAAGAAGGAACGCGCCGCGACTCAATCCCATGACAAACCCTGGAACGGCGATGCGGAGCTGGACAGTATGCGGTGATGCCCGCTTTGCGGGAATCGGATGAAGTCGCTTGTATCCATAGTCCTGGTTTGCGTGCTGGGCCTGGGAGCCATCTACGCGCAGACCGACGGCTTCTCCGTGGTCACGACGGAGTCGGCTCGCAGGCTGTCGGTGGCAAGTCATCCACGCCAGTTGCCCGATGCGCTGCTGCAGATGGCTTCGGGTGGCCAGGACACCTTGCTGCATGCCTTGCGGTCCGACGGACGCATTACCGTCGTCAACTTCATTTATACCCGCTGCCTGTCGATTTGCCTGGCCATGGGTTCGGAGTACCAGCAAATGCAGGCGGCGCTTCGGGCCAAGGGCTTGGCGGGCCGGATCCGCCTGTTGAGCATCAGCTTCGATCCCGCCGATACGCCCGGGCAGCTTGAGCGCTACGCGCAAGGCATGCACGCCGATCCCGGCATATGGCAATTTGCGGCGGTACCGCAGGCCGCGCAGCGGCGCGCATTGCTCGATGCCTTTGGTATTGTCGTGGTTCCGGCGCCGCTGGGGCAGTTCGTGCACAATGCCGCCTATCACATCGTGACGGCCGACGGACGCCTGGCGCGTGTCATCGACTATAGCGAGCCGCATTCGGTGCTGGACTTTGCGGCCGACCAGGCGCGGCGCAAGAGTGCTTTCATTCCCGGCGCGGGGCATTCATGAATCTGCGCGGCTTGCCTCGCCCATCTCTTGCCATGCGCCATGCCCTGGTCAGCGCGGCCTTGCTGTTGCTTGCGATTGTTTTTGTCAGGCCGTTGACGGCCTCGATGGCGCTGCATATGCTGGTTCATATCCCGGCGTTGCTGATCGCCGGCATGTTTGCCTGGCGTGCGGCGGCGGCAAGTGGCGGGGCCAGGAACAGGTTCCTGGCCAATGTCTTGCGCCGCTATCGCGAATATGATGAATTCGGCATTCCCGGCCTGCTGCTGGCGAGTTTTGCCGGTGCGTACTGGATGCTTCCCAAGGCCCTGGACCAAGTGCAGGCTTTGCCCTGGGCAGAAGTGCTGAAGTTTTTTGTGTTATTTATATTAGGGATGATACTGCTTGACTCCCTGGCGCGGGCAAACAGGGTCGTCAAGTTATTTTTTCTGGGGAATTTCTGCTGGATGGCGGCGATTGTCGGAATCCTGTATCAAGACGGCTCCGTCCGGCTATGCAATTTTTATCTGGTGGATGATCAGGTCCTTGCCGGACGGGGCCTGCTAGTGCTTTCCATTGCGTTGCCCGTGTTGTGGCTGTTGAGCAATTGGGCAGCCGTTCGGCGGTTTTTGCGTGCATAGACGGCATGGCGCCGCTTGTGTGTGTTTTCAGTAAAGGTTTTAGGCATGTTCAAACAGGATGTGGTACCGGGCGCCGTGACGCTGCCTCGGCGGCTCAATCGCGCGGACGGCGTTTTTGCCGAGATAGGGCGCGCCTTGCAAGTGCTGGATGGCGCCGTTCATGCCGGCCGGCCCAATCCCGCCGGCAAGCCCGGGCCGGCGGCCCCCGATTTGTCGGTTCGCGAGCAAAAACATGCGGCGGCCCTGATGCGGGTCAATCATGTAGGCGAAGTCTGCGCCCAGGCCCTGTACCGGGGGCAGGCGGTTTTTTGCCGCGATGAGAAAATAAAGGAACTGTTCCGGCATGCCGCCTCGGAAGAGGTGGATCACCTGGTCTGGTGCCAGGATCGCCTGCACGAACTGCAAAGCCGCCCCAGTTATCTCAATCCTCTTTGGTATGCGGGCTCGTTCTCGCTGGGTTTGGTGGCGGGTTATGCCGGAGTTTCCAGGAACCTGGGTTTCATGGCCGAGACCGAATCCCAGGTTGAACAGCATTTGAATACGCACTTGAACAAGCTGCCGGCCGACGACGTGCGTTCACGACAGATCGTCGAACAAATGCGCAACGACGAGGTGAATCACCGTGCCACGGCGGAACATCATGGCGGTTTGCCGCTGCCCAGACCCGCAAGGTGGCTTATGCGCGGAATGGCCAAGGTCATGACCGGCACGGCATATTGGGTTTAAGGGTATACGCTTATTTGTAACAAAATAATTTTTTGTGTGTGATCGCGTGTACGCTACGGGGGAGCGAGCTGTAAAAAAGCAACATATAGGGGAATTTGCGATATTTTTCCTTGGTCATCTTGCAATGCACAAAAAATGGTTATACACTTTGGTTATCGGATGTCGAAACGTGATTGCAGAGGGAAAACCCGGATCACACGGTCTCAAGCTTGATGCTTTAGCAGCCCGACATGCCACGGTTGTCTCCTCCACCCTCCTCCTTTGGTGGATTTAGCCCGAGATCTTACGATCTCGGGCTTTTTTTTATTTTTTTCCGGTGTGGCGAGTTTTTCCGGGATGAAAAATACCCGGGTCGTAAAGCGGCAAATTATCGTGCTCCAGGCTTTGCCGGATCGGATATGGCGGTTCAAGCCTATTTTTGATGGCTGCAGGGTGCCTGTCTCCGTTGAGGAGGGCAATCCGCAGTATGATCTTTTTGTTGCACTTCTTCCGGGGTTTCCCCGTGATTCGCCACCAATACAACCGATAATGTCAGCTTCAGCTATTCAATTGCGTATGGAGGTTTTGTGCCCTCGCATCAAACTTGGGACTCGGTGACCTGGCTTTATATTTGTATTGTGGCGTTTACCATAGGCGGCCTGATTGTCGCTTCCGAACGCTGGCATGGAGCCTACACCGGCGATTCCGACCTGCATAAACCACAGGCTTCCCACTCGCGCGCGACGCCGCGCGTAGGCGGCCTGGCAGTGCTGGCCGGCAGTCTGGCCGGCCTGTTGGTGCTGGGCCCGCGCAATATGACACTGACCTGGCTATGGCCGGTTTTGTTTGTGGCCGCCTTGCCTGTGTTTGTCGCCGGCCTGCTCGAAGACATCACCAAAGATATCGGCTCGGGCAAGCGTTTGCTGGCGGCGTTCATTTCGGCGGCGATTGCATGGTGGCTGCTGGGCGGAGTCTCGCGGGTGGGCCTGTCGGGCGTCGACTGGATTCTCGGTTTCTGGCCGGTTTCACTGGTGTTCACCATGGTGGCCGTGGGGGGCTGTACGCATGCGCTGAATATTGTCGATGGCATGAATGGCCTGGCGGGAATGGTTGCGACCCTGATGGCTTTGTCCATTGGCCTGGTTGCCTTGCAAGTGCAGGATATCCCCATATTTTTGATTGCCGCGGCGCTGGCGTCCGCAACGCTGGGCTTCCTGGTCTGGAACTTTCCTTTTGGGCGCGTGTTCCTGGGCGATGGCGGAGCCTATTTCCTGGGGTTCATGCTGGCCGAACTGGCCGTGCAACTGGTGGTGCGCAATCCAAGCGTATCGCCGTTCTATGCGTTGGCCGTGCTGTTTTATCCCGTGTTCGAAACCTTGTTTTCCATTTGGCGGCGGCGGTTCAAGCGCGGTACGCCGGTCGATCAGCCCGATGCCTTGCATTTGCATCAACTGGTATTCCGGCGCCTGGTGCGGGTGACATTCAGCCGCGATAGCCGCCATTCGGTCCCGGCGCTGTGCAATGCCATGGCCTCGCCGTATTTGTGGGTGCTGACCCTGATCGGCCTGGTCCCCGCCACAATCTGGTGGGATAACGCGTGGGCCTTGTGCGCCAGCCTGGTGGTGTTCGCAGCGGTGTATATCTGGTTGTATTCCAGGCTGGTATCGTGGCGCCGTCCCATGTGGCTGCTGCTGCCCTCGCTGGGCCGCGACCACAACCGGCACAAGTAGCTACAAACGGGCGCCCATCAGGGGCGCCCCTACAGTTTTAATGTTCTAATTTTCAGCGTGTAACGTGGGAGATTCAAGTTGCAAATTCAAGATGTGAAACTTGCGGTAGTGGGCCTGGGCTATGTGGGCCTGCCTTTGGCGGTCGAGTTCGGTAAAAAGCGCTCGGTGCTGGGCTTCGATATCAATGCCCGCCGGATAGCCGAACTGAAAGAGGGCCGGGATCACACTCTGGAGGTCGATGGGCCTGAACTGGCGCAGGCCAGCCATCTGAGCTTCAGCAGCGAAGCGGCGCAATTGGCCGAAGCCAATGTGTTCATCGTGACGGTTCCGACGCCTATCGACGAATACAAGCAGCCCGACCTCACGCCATTGGTTCGCGCCAGTGAAACCATAGGCAAAGTGCTCAAGCGCGGCGACGTGGTCATCTACGAGTCCACGGTATACCCGGGCGCTACGGAAGAAGAGTGCGTACCGGTGCTGGAACGGGTTTCGGGCTTGCGCTTCAACGAGGATTTCTTCGCGGGCTACAGCCCCGAGCGCATCAATCCGGGCGACAAGTCGCATCGTGTTTCGACGATTAAAAAGGTCACGTCGGGATCCACGCCTGAAGTTGCCGAGCTGGTAGATGCTTTGTATCGTCAAATTATTGTCGCGGGCACTCACAAGGCTTCGTCCATTCGCGTGGCTGAAGCGGCCAAGGTCATTGAAAACACACAACGCGATGTCAATATCGCGCTCATCAACGAGTTGGCCCTGATTTTCAACAAGATGGGCATCGATACCCAGGCGGTCCTCGAGGCGGCCGGTACCAAATGGAATTTCCTGCCTTTTCGCCCGGGCCTGGTCGGCGGCCATTGCATAGGCGTCGATCCCTACTATCTGACGCACAAGGCCCAAGCCATAGGCTATCACCCGGAAATCATCCTGGCGGGCCGGCGGCTGAACGATTCCATGGGCGGCTATGTGGTGTCGCAACTGGTCAAGACCATGACCAAGCGCCGCATCCAGGTGCAAGGCTCGAAAGTCCTGGTCATGGGCCTGACCTTCAAGGAAAACTGCCCAGATCTGCGCAATACCCGAATTGTCGATATTGTGCGCGAACTTGGCGAATACAACATTGATGTCGACGTCTACGATCCCTGGGTCGATCCGGCGGAAGCCCAGCATGAATATGGCTTTACCCCTGTGGCCAAGCCGCAGGCAGGCTCCTACGACGGTATCATCCTGGCCGTGTCGCATCATCAGTTTGTCGAAATGGGCGCGCAGGCGATCCGGGCCTTGGGCAAGGCCGAGCATGTTTTATACGATCTCAAGTATGTGCTGTCTGTCGATGATTCCGATTTGCGTTTGTAATTTGTATTGAAGGCTTATATGACTACCCGTTATCAAGAAGTACTGGCCGGCTTGCGCAGCGAACCCAAGACGTGGCTGGTGACAGGCTGCGCCGGATTCATCGGCTCCAACATTCTGGAGACTCTGCTGGTGCTGGGCCAGAAAGTGGTGGGCCTGGATAATTTCGCAACGGGCCATCAATACAATCTTGACGAAGTCCGCGATACCGTCACTCCCGAACAGTGGGCGCGGTTCACCTTCCAGCAAGGCGACATACGCGATCTGGCGGCTTGCCAGAAGGCTGTTGCCGGTGTCGATTACGTTTTGCACCAGGCTGCGCTGGGGTCTGTGCCCCGTTCGCTGGCCGACCCGATCACTACCAACGAAGTCAATGTGGCCGGCTTTTTGAACATGCTGGTGGCGGCGCGCGATGCCAAGGTATTGTCTTTTGTTTATGCCGCATCAAGCTCCACGTATGGCGACCACGAAGCGCTGCCGAAGGTTGAAGACCGCATTGGCAAGCCATTGTCGCCGTACGCGATCACCAAGTATGTGAACGAGCTCTATGCCGATGTCTTTGCCCGCTCTTACGGTTTCGGCAGCATAGGGCTGCGCTACTTCAATGTATTTGGCAAGCGTCAGGACCCCAATGGCGCGTACGCCGCCGTGATTCCCAAGTGGGTGTCCGCGATGATACGCGGCGAGCCGGTGGTTGTGAACGGCGATGGCGAGACAAGCCGTGATTTCTGCTTTGTCGACAACGCGGTGCAAGCCAATATACTGGCCGCCCTGGCGCAGCCCGACGGCGTCAATCAGGTTTACAACGTGGCCTACAACGCCCGCACCAGCCTGAACGAATTGTTCGAATATCTGGCCAAGGCCCTGGGCAATAATGGTGTCGTGTACGACAAGCAGCCGGTCTATTCCGATTTTCGCGCCGGCGACGTGCGCCATTCGCAGGCCGATATCAGCAAGGCCAGAAGCCTGCTGGGGTACGAGCCCATGCACAACATCGTGCAGGGGCTCGAGGTAGCGATGCCCTGGTACACGCAATTCTTGCGTTGACTTGAAAACATTCACCCAGCGACTTTCGAGCCTGCACTCCGATCACCGGCGTATCGCGCAAGGTGCGGCCCGGGTCGCTTTTTTCCTGCTTCTGGGCAAGGCGGCGGGCGCGCTCAAGGAAATGGCTGTTGCGTATCGCTACGGCGTGAGCAGTGTGGTGGACGCCTATCAATTCACCATGACCATGGCCAACTGGCTGCCGGTCACCATTGTGGGTGTGTTGTCGGTGGTGCTGATCCCGGTGCTGGTTCGCACGCGCTATGAAGATGCCCGTATCCGTGTCCGGTTTCTGGGCGAGCTGCAAGCCTGGGTGATCGGGCTTGGGGTCGTTCTGGCTGTGCTGACTTATACGGCGTGGCCCTATGTACTGCAATTGGCCGGCAAAGGCTTGCCCCCCGATGTGCAATTGATGAGCTCGCAGCTTACCCTGGCTTTTGCCCCGGCGGCCTTGCTGACGCTGGTGACCGGCGTCAGCGCGGCGCGCTTGAGGGCTCATGAGCGGCATATCAACACACTGCTCGACAGTGTGCCGGCTGTCGCGATCCTGGTCTGGGTCATGCTGGCCGCCACCGCGCACGATGTAGGCCCGCTGTTGTGGGGGACCCTGGTGGGGTATGCGATCCAGTCGGTATGGCTGCTGTGGTTGGCGTCAAGGGCCGATGGCACGTGGGGACGTCCCACGCCGGGGCTGAGTTCGCCGCACTGGCCCGATCTGGTCAAGGCCGCCGGAGTAATGTTGCTGGGGCAGGTCGCCATGAGCTTTGTCGGCCCTATCGATCAATACACGGCGGCCAATCTGGGGGCCAATGCCAATGCCACGCTGGGTTACGCAAGCCGTTTGCTGTCGCTGGTGCTGGGCATAGGCGCCGCGTCGGTCGGCCGGGCCGCCTTGCCGGTGCTGGCCGACATCCAGGGGCGTGGCGATGTGGCGCATGCGCGCAGCACCGCGCTGAAATGGTCGGGGCTGATGTTGCTGGCCGGTGCCATGGTGACGCTGGCGGGCTGGTTCCTGGCTCCATGGGGTGTAAGCCTGTTGTTTCAGCGCGGCGCCTTCACGGCCGAGAATACGCAGACGGTCGCGCATGTGCTGCGCTGGGGTCTGTTGCAGCTTCCGTTTTATTTCGGGGTGCTGATACTTGTGCAGTTATTGGCCAGCCAGAACCGCTACCGGATCATGGCCGCCATCGCCATTGCCAATTTCGCCCTGAAGGCCGTCATGAATTATGTGCTGGCGCCAACCATGGGGGTGGCGGGCATCATGCTGGCCACCAGCGTGATGTACGCCTTGTCCTATACATGCTATGTCGTGGTTGCGCTGCGTGCAGTGCCGGCCATCGGCCGCCCCAAGTCCTGAACACGAAGGTATTGTCTTGAGTTTTTCACCCCGTCCTCCCCACTTGATGATTGTGATCCACTCCCTGAATGGGGGAGGCGCCGAGCGGGTTGCTGTCGATCTGGGCGCTTACTGGGCCGAGCGCGGCTACAGCGTCACCATGGTTACGCAGGCCGACGCCGCCAGCGATGCATATGCGCTGCATCCATCGGTTCGGCGTATCGCGCTGGGCACGGCGGCGTCCAGCGCGGGCCGGTTCGGCGGGATGCTGGCCAATCTGCGCCGGGTATGGGCATTGCGGCGCCTGATCAGGCGCCTGCGGCCGACTCTTGTGCTGGGCATGATGACTACCGCATCGATCCTGGCGATCATTGCCGCGCGCGGATCGAAATGCCGTGTGATCGCGACCGAGCATACCCATCCGCCATCGCAGGAACTGAGCGAGATGTGGTTGCGCCTGAGGCGCTGGGCGTATCCGCAGGCGGCCAAGGTGGTGGCCTTGACTTCGGGCACGGCGCACTGGCTGGAAGAGCATGTCCCCGGATCGAAGCTTGCCGTCATTCCCAATGCGGTGCGCTGGCCCCTGGAAATTGCCGAGCCGATACTGCCACCTCCGGAAAAGAACGGCCGCTACAGGTTGTTGGGCGTTGGCCGGCTGCATCCTCATAAAGGGTTCGATCTGTTGATACAGGCCTTTCAGATGCTCGCCAGCCATGTCCCCGACTGGGATCTGGTGATACTGGGCGAAGGCGGCAGCCGCGAGGATTTGCAACGGCAGATAGACGCGGCCGAACTCGGCGGGCGCATCAGCATGCCCGGCCGGGTGGGTAATGTCGGACAATGGTACGAGCAGTCTGATTTGTATGTGCTGAGCTCCAGGGTCGAAGGCCTGTCCAATACGCTGATCGAATCCATGGCCAGCGGCCTGGCGCCGGTGGCGTTCGATTGCGAGACCGGGCCGCGGGAGATCGTGCGCAATGGCATAGACGGTGTATTGGTGCAGCCCGCCGAAGATGTCGAGGCGCTTGCCGCCCATTTGTGCAACTTGATGACACGCCGCGAGCAGCGCGAGGCTTATGCGAAGAGGGCGGTGGATGTGCGGGACCGCTTTTCTACCGCTCGTGTCATGGCATTGTGGCGGCATGTGTTTGAAGGCGACTGACATAGCCCCCAGGGGCATTAGCGTATAGCGAGTAGATTATGTGCGGAATCGTTGGGGCTTGGGGAGTTTTGCCCAATAAGCGGGCGGTCATCGAGCGCAGTTGCCATAATATGCGGCAGCGAGGGCCCGATAGCCAAGGCTACTGGGAGGATGCGCAGGCGCGCCTGGCCCTTGGCCATGTGCGTCTGGCCATTCTCGACTTGTCGCAGGCGGGGCATCAGCCGATGCTGTCGGCATGCGAACGCTTTGCGCTGGTGCTCAATGGTGAAATCTACAACCATCTGGAATTGCGTGCCGTGCTCGAGGGCGAAGGCAAGGCACCGGCGTGGCGTGGTCATTCCGATACGGAAACCATTCTGGCCGGTTTTGCGGCCTGGGGGGTGGAACAAACCCTGTACAAGGCCCGCGGCATGTTTGCCATGGGATTGTGGGACAGGCAGGAGCGCACGCTTGCGCTGATGCGCGATCGCATGGGGGAAAAGCCGCTGTACATGGGTTTCGCGGGCGGCAATTTCGTGTTCGGGTCGCAGCTCAGCGCTTTGGTGAATATCCCGGGGTTCTCCCGGGAAATCGATCGGCGCGCGTTGTCGCTGCTGGTTCGCCACAACTATATTCCCGCGCCCTGGAGCATTTATCGCTCCATGCAGAAATTGCTGCCCGGCACCTGGATCTGCATGACGGAAGATCAATGCCGGCGCCGTGAAATACCGCCCGCCCAGGTCTATTGGTCGGCGCTGACGGTGGCGGGACAGGCCAGCGAGCAGCTATTGAGTTTCGACTCGGACGACATGGCCGTCGATGCCCTTGAAGAAGTGCTGGAAGACGCGGTGAAAGGGCAGATGCTGGCCGACGTGGGGCTTGGCGCCTTTCTTTCGGGAGGTGTCGATTCCTCGATAGTCGTGGC
This genomic window contains:
- a CDS encoding cbb3-type cytochrome c oxidase subunit II, whose product is MESEIKLLSGAMVTLALATATLVVVPYMQLSHVEPSPGLKPYTSQQLRGREVYIQNGCVYCHSQQPRSQAQTPADFKRGWGRAPVAGDYYYDSPHLLGTMRTGPDLFNIGARQPSADWNLGHLYQPRAYTPGSIMPSYPFLFEVKDKAGPGDKVVNLPPGFAPPGEVVVARPEAVDLVEYLLGLDHTYPVKNDLNPGK
- a CDS encoding cytochrome c — its product is MAQDKISEAQKREMPEPSEGSRPIPWAVIVIVAAAFLSAVAYLWMTPQSNDPSLGDHRIAADFAVAKSSSTGAVDGAQIYAAQCVACHQANGAGLPGVFPPLAESEWVLGKPEVAARIVLHGVTGPLKVKGATYNGQMPTFKDKLSDKEIAAVLTHVRSSFGNKADKVDEALVKKERAATQSHDKPWNGDAELDSMR
- a CDS encoding SCO family protein, with the protein product MKSLVSIVLVCVLGLGAIYAQTDGFSVVTTESARRLSVASHPRQLPDALLQMASGGQDTLLHALRSDGRITVVNFIYTRCLSICLAMGSEYQQMQAALRAKGLAGRIRLLSISFDPADTPGQLERYAQGMHADPGIWQFAAVPQAAQRRALLDAFGIVVVPAPLGQFVHNAAYHIVTADGRLARVIDYSEPHSVLDFAADQARRKSAFIPGAGHS
- the coq7 gene encoding 2-polyprenyl-3-methyl-6-methoxy-1,4-benzoquinone monooxygenase, whose amino-acid sequence is MFKQDVVPGAVTLPRRLNRADGVFAEIGRALQVLDGAVHAGRPNPAGKPGPAAPDLSVREQKHAAALMRVNHVGEVCAQALYRGQAVFCRDEKIKELFRHAASEEVDHLVWCQDRLHELQSRPSYLNPLWYAGSFSLGLVAGYAGVSRNLGFMAETESQVEQHLNTHLNKLPADDVRSRQIVEQMRNDEVNHRATAEHHGGLPLPRPARWLMRGMAKVMTGTAYWV
- a CDS encoding glycosyltransferase is translated as MTWLYICIVAFTIGGLIVASERWHGAYTGDSDLHKPQASHSRATPRVGGLAVLAGSLAGLLVLGPRNMTLTWLWPVLFVAALPVFVAGLLEDITKDIGSGKRLLAAFISAAIAWWLLGGVSRVGLSGVDWILGFWPVSLVFTMVAVGGCTHALNIVDGMNGLAGMVATLMALSIGLVALQVQDIPIFLIAAALASATLGFLVWNFPFGRVFLGDGGAYFLGFMLAELAVQLVVRNPSVSPFYALAVLFYPVFETLFSIWRRRFKRGTPVDQPDALHLHQLVFRRLVRVTFSRDSRHSVPALCNAMASPYLWVLTLIGLVPATIWWDNAWALCASLVVFAAVYIWLYSRLVSWRRPMWLLLPSLGRDHNRHK
- the tviB gene encoding Vi polysaccharide biosynthesis UDP-N-acetylglucosamine C-6 dehydrogenase TviB; the encoded protein is MQIQDVKLAVVGLGYVGLPLAVEFGKKRSVLGFDINARRIAELKEGRDHTLEVDGPELAQASHLSFSSEAAQLAEANVFIVTVPTPIDEYKQPDLTPLVRASETIGKVLKRGDVVIYESTVYPGATEEECVPVLERVSGLRFNEDFFAGYSPERINPGDKSHRVSTIKKVTSGSTPEVAELVDALYRQIIVAGTHKASSIRVAEAAKVIENTQRDVNIALINELALIFNKMGIDTQAVLEAAGTKWNFLPFRPGLVGGHCIGVDPYYLTHKAQAIGYHPEIILAGRRLNDSMGGYVVSQLVKTMTKRRIQVQGSKVLVMGLTFKENCPDLRNTRIVDIVRELGEYNIDVDVYDPWVDPAEAQHEYGFTPVAKPQAGSYDGIILAVSHHQFVEMGAQAIRALGKAEHVLYDLKYVLSVDDSDLRL
- a CDS encoding SDR family oxidoreductase; amino-acid sequence: MTTRYQEVLAGLRSEPKTWLVTGCAGFIGSNILETLLVLGQKVVGLDNFATGHQYNLDEVRDTVTPEQWARFTFQQGDIRDLAACQKAVAGVDYVLHQAALGSVPRSLADPITTNEVNVAGFLNMLVAARDAKVLSFVYAASSSTYGDHEALPKVEDRIGKPLSPYAITKYVNELYADVFARSYGFGSIGLRYFNVFGKRQDPNGAYAAVIPKWVSAMIRGEPVVVNGDGETSRDFCFVDNAVQANILAALAQPDGVNQVYNVAYNARTSLNELFEYLAKALGNNGVVYDKQPVYSDFRAGDVRHSQADISKARSLLGYEPMHNIVQGLEVAMPWYTQFLR
- the murJ gene encoding murein biosynthesis integral membrane protein MurJ, whose translation is MKTFTQRLSSLHSDHRRIAQGAARVAFFLLLGKAAGALKEMAVAYRYGVSSVVDAYQFTMTMANWLPVTIVGVLSVVLIPVLVRTRYEDARIRVRFLGELQAWVIGLGVVLAVLTYTAWPYVLQLAGKGLPPDVQLMSSQLTLAFAPAALLTLVTGVSAARLRAHERHINTLLDSVPAVAILVWVMLAATAHDVGPLLWGTLVGYAIQSVWLLWLASRADGTWGRPTPGLSSPHWPDLVKAAGVMLLGQVAMSFVGPIDQYTAANLGANANATLGYASRLLSLVLGIGAASVGRAALPVLADIQGRGDVAHARSTALKWSGLMLLAGAMVTLAGWFLAPWGVSLLFQRGAFTAENTQTVAHVLRWGLLQLPFYFGVLILVQLLASQNRYRIMAAIAIANFALKAVMNYVLAPTMGVAGIMLATSVMYALSYTCYVVVALRAVPAIGRPKS
- a CDS encoding glycosyltransferase family 4 protein — translated: MIVIHSLNGGGAERVAVDLGAYWAERGYSVTMVTQADAASDAYALHPSVRRIALGTAASSAGRFGGMLANLRRVWALRRLIRRLRPTLVLGMMTTASILAIIAARGSKCRVIATEHTHPPSQELSEMWLRLRRWAYPQAAKVVALTSGTAHWLEEHVPGSKLAVIPNAVRWPLEIAEPILPPPEKNGRYRLLGVGRLHPHKGFDLLIQAFQMLASHVPDWDLVILGEGGSREDLQRQIDAAELGGRISMPGRVGNVGQWYEQSDLYVLSSRVEGLSNTLIESMASGLAPVAFDCETGPREIVRNGIDGVLVQPAEDVEALAAHLCNLMTRREQREAYAKRAVDVRDRFSTARVMALWRHVFEGD